The Gymnogyps californianus isolate 813 chromosome 5, ASM1813914v2, whole genome shotgun sequence genome contains a region encoding:
- the GATD1 gene encoding glutamine amidotransferase-like class 1 domain-containing protein 1 isoform X1, with protein MRRRPPPPPPRPPAPAALGAMSDRLGKPTCLIVASAAAAGVSAQSFLHCFTLTSSAFNLQVATPGGKSIDFVDVNESNMRWIQDFRMKSYANPAKLESIDGARYHALLIPNCPGAMTDLANSGYLAKILQHFSTENKPICAVGHGVAALCCATNEDKSWVFQGYSLTGPSVYELVRQPNFASLSIIVEDFVKDSGATFSASSPDAVHVVLDRHLVTGQNENSTLPAVQNLLILCNVRNTLGL; from the exons ATGAGGAGGCGgccccctccgcccccgccgcggccgccggcccccgccgcgctCGGCGCCATGTCGGACCGGCTCGGCAAGCCGACCTGCCTCATCGTCGCCAGCGCCGCTGCCGCGG GTGTGTCAGCCCAGTCCTTCCTTCACTGCTTCACACTGACTAGCTCTGCTTTTAATCTGCAAGTTGCAACTCCTGGG GGGAAGTCAATTGATTTTGTGGATGTGAACGAGAGCAACATGCGCTGGATACAGGACTTCCGTATGAAATCGTATGCAAACCCTGCCAAGTTGGAGTCAATTGATG GTGCTAGATACCATGCATTGCTGATTCCAAACTGTCCTGGGGCTATGACTGACCTTGCAAACAGTGGGTACCTGGCTAAGATACTGCAGCACTTCAGCACTGAGAACA aGCCTATCTGTGCGGTTGGGCACGGAGTTGCAGCTTTGTGTTGTGCCACCAATGAGGATAAATCCTGGGTATTTCAGGGATACAGCCTGACAGGG CCCTCTGTGTACGAACTAGTAAGGCAGCCTAACTTTGCCAGTTTGTCCATTATTGTGGAAGATTTTGTGAAAGATTCTGGAGCTACGTTTAGCG CCAGCAGTCCGGATGCTGTACATGTCGTGCTGGACCGGCACCTGGTGACAGGACAGAATGAGAATTCCACTCTTCCTGCAGTCCAGAATCTTCTTATTCTTTGCAACGTCAG
- the GATD1 gene encoding glutamine amidotransferase-like class 1 domain-containing protein 1 isoform X2, with product MRRRPPPPPPRPPAPAALGAMSDRLGKPTCLIVASAAAAGVSAQSFLHCFTLTSSAFNLQVATPGGKSIDFVDVNESNMRWIQDFRMKSYANPAKLESIDGARYHALLIPNCPGAMTDLANSGYLAKILQHFSTENKPICAVGHGVAALCCATNEDKSWVFQGYSLTGPSVYELVRQPNFASLSIIVEDFVKDSGATFSASSPDAVHVVLDRHLVTGQNENSTLPAVQNLLILCNVSRK from the exons ATGAGGAGGCGgccccctccgcccccgccgcggccgccggcccccgccgcgctCGGCGCCATGTCGGACCGGCTCGGCAAGCCGACCTGCCTCATCGTCGCCAGCGCCGCTGCCGCGG GTGTGTCAGCCCAGTCCTTCCTTCACTGCTTCACACTGACTAGCTCTGCTTTTAATCTGCAAGTTGCAACTCCTGGG GGGAAGTCAATTGATTTTGTGGATGTGAACGAGAGCAACATGCGCTGGATACAGGACTTCCGTATGAAATCGTATGCAAACCCTGCCAAGTTGGAGTCAATTGATG GTGCTAGATACCATGCATTGCTGATTCCAAACTGTCCTGGGGCTATGACTGACCTTGCAAACAGTGGGTACCTGGCTAAGATACTGCAGCACTTCAGCACTGAGAACA aGCCTATCTGTGCGGTTGGGCACGGAGTTGCAGCTTTGTGTTGTGCCACCAATGAGGATAAATCCTGGGTATTTCAGGGATACAGCCTGACAGGG CCCTCTGTGTACGAACTAGTAAGGCAGCCTAACTTTGCCAGTTTGTCCATTATTGTGGAAGATTTTGTGAAAGATTCTGGAGCTACGTTTAGCG CCAGCAGTCCGGATGCTGTACATGTCGTGCTGGACCGGCACCTGGTGACAGGACAGAATGAGAATTCCACTCTTCCTGCAGTCCAGAATCTTCTTATTCTTTGCAACGTCAG CAGGAAATGA
- the CEND1 gene encoding cell cycle exit and neuronal differentiation protein 1: MDSKGNVRSGNKPDAKAPSSGKPEKPNPGPAMNADKKEIPKEQPAPATATSATKKAGGDAAVVNNHSNLKPSPAATETQEATGQSPDSDHKGNSSEESPGSIFDNMKPLIIVGGVAVAALAVIVGVAFLARKK, encoded by the coding sequence ATGGATTCCAAAGGCAATGTCCGAAGCGGAAACAAACCCGATGCCAAGGCCCCCAGCTCTGGAAAGCCAGAAAAGCCCAACCCTGGGCCTGCCATGAATGCAGACAAGAAGGAGATCCCCAAAgagcagcctgctcctgccactgCCACCTCTGCCACCAAGAAGGCAGGTGGTGATGCTGCCGTCGTGAACAACCACAGCAACCTGAAACCCAGCCCCGCCGCCACGGAGACACAAGAGGCCACCGGCCAGTCCCCTGACTCTGACCACAAGGGAAACAGCTCTGAGGAGTCACCAGGCAGCATCTTCGACAACATGAAGCCCTTGATCATCGTCGGAGGAGTGGCGGTGGCTGCGCTTGCTGTGATTGTGGGAGTGGCATTCCTAGCCCGGAAAAAATGA
- the GATD1 gene encoding glutamine amidotransferase-like class 1 domain-containing protein 1 isoform X3, translating to MRRRPPPPPPRPPAPAALGAMSDRLGKPTCLIVASAAAAGVSAQSFLHCFTLTSSAFNLQVATPGGKSIDFVDVNESNMRWIQDFRMKSYANPAKLESIDGARYHALLIPNCPGAMTDLANSGYLAKILQHFSTENKPICAVGHGVAALCCATNEDKSWVFQGYSLTGPSVYELVRQPNFASLSIIVEDFVKDSGATFSASSPDAVHVVLDRHLVTGQNENSTLPAVQNLLILCNVRK from the exons ATGAGGAGGCGgccccctccgcccccgccgcggccgccggcccccgccgcgctCGGCGCCATGTCGGACCGGCTCGGCAAGCCGACCTGCCTCATCGTCGCCAGCGCCGCTGCCGCGG GTGTGTCAGCCCAGTCCTTCCTTCACTGCTTCACACTGACTAGCTCTGCTTTTAATCTGCAAGTTGCAACTCCTGGG GGGAAGTCAATTGATTTTGTGGATGTGAACGAGAGCAACATGCGCTGGATACAGGACTTCCGTATGAAATCGTATGCAAACCCTGCCAAGTTGGAGTCAATTGATG GTGCTAGATACCATGCATTGCTGATTCCAAACTGTCCTGGGGCTATGACTGACCTTGCAAACAGTGGGTACCTGGCTAAGATACTGCAGCACTTCAGCACTGAGAACA aGCCTATCTGTGCGGTTGGGCACGGAGTTGCAGCTTTGTGTTGTGCCACCAATGAGGATAAATCCTGGGTATTTCAGGGATACAGCCTGACAGGG CCCTCTGTGTACGAACTAGTAAGGCAGCCTAACTTTGCCAGTTTGTCCATTATTGTGGAAGATTTTGTGAAAGATTCTGGAGCTACGTTTAGCG CCAGCAGTCCGGATGCTGTACATGTCGTGCTGGACCGGCACCTGGTGACAGGACAGAATGAGAATTCCACTCTTCCTGCAGTCCAGAATCTTCTTATTCTTTGCAACGTCAG GAAATGA